The Proteiniborus ethanoligenes genome segment CCTTTCTTTATTAAGATGCTGTACTCTGGCGAATGGATGGACGATGCTTACCGCGGGGATATCAGTCAGTGTTCGAGGCTGGAGGCCAGACTGAAAGATTATAAGCTTACTCCCGCCGAAATGGAGGTATGTAGGCTTCTTCTTGATGGATATACGCTTCGGCAGATTTCAGGCATACAATCCAAAGCCTATTCGACTATCAATACCTACTGCACTTCTATCTATCGGAAACTAAATATCAACAGCCGTACCGAGTTATTGATACTGCTCCAAGAATACAAGAAATAGCGGATACCACAACTCATCTAACCCCCTCTCATTAGTTCTAATGAGAGGGGGTTTTTTGCGTATATCACGTGAACTACTGAAGTGACACCGTGTATTTCTGAGGCTATAGTTTATGTATCCCCAGACGCTAGTTAGGAGGTGATCTACTTGGGATTGATGGATAAGATCAAAAAAATGCTCTTGAAATCAAAATTCGAAACAGCGGAGTTGTATGAGAAGGAAACAACAATTTTTGGTTCTCAAACAAGTTATGGAAAAAAGCTGAATCTCAGCCCCGACGAAAAGTCAAAATTGGTTAAAAACCTGACACCCAGAGAAAAAGAGACGTTTTTTATTTTGTTGGGAGGCTATAGTCTGAAAGAGGCTGCAAAAC includes the following:
- a CDS encoding helix-turn-helix transcriptional regulator produces the protein MDKIKKMLLKSKFETAELYEKETTIFGSQTSYGKKLNLSPDEKSKLVKNLTPREKETFFILLGGYSLKEAAKQLGIGYSTANTYQTAIYKKLHVNSRAELIINFRDVSETGDG
- a CDS encoding helix-turn-helix transcriptional regulator, yielding PFFIKMLYSGEWMDDAYRGDISQCSRLEARLKDYKLTPAEMEVCRLLLDGYTLRQISGIQSKAYSTINTYCTSIYRKLNINSRTELLILLQEYKK